The sequence AGACTTCAATCGGAGGAAAATCAGAAGAATCAAAGATGATTCAATGGCTGGAGGTAACGCTCGATCTAGCTTCCGCATATTTGTTTATCATGCTTATATACGTACAGAtacatgatttttgagaaaatttctGACACAATCATCTGCATTCATACCCACCCTCAAAACCCTAAATACAAATTTGCCTAGCTCCACCACTCAAGTAATGTCTTCCCCTCGTAATGCCTGCAAGAAATGGGAATAGAATACAGAACAAAAATTTTCGATCTTTTCAGAAATAATGCATAGGGAATCATGGGaaaaagatatatataataattgacttattttttttgtaacttCTTGATCTTCAACCAATGCACACTAAAATGTCCACTACTTTTACCATCTGTCCTCATGCATGTCCCCACGTCTATGAGATCAAAACATGAAACCGAGGAAAAGTATAATTATCAAAATCCTTTAGATTTCTCTTTCGAAATATTCCCATCTTAAGGAAACCATTTTATGCCCCAAAAAAAGGAGCTTAGGGTACCATAAAAAGGAGAACTCACTGGTATATAAACCCACCATCAACCCATTTTTCAAAATCACCAATTCCGAACAACGCTAGCAAGAACTTCctgcaaaaatatatatacttcgATTCTTACGTCGTTTTCATACAAGGTGATACGTTGTTTATTGGCTTGCCCTTGTGCATGTGGGTTAGGCTTCTTTCGTGCCGTTTGTTTGACAAAATAGTGTTGTCTAAGACGGAAATGTActttaaattttcaattaaataatcttGAATTTCAAAAACTTAAGAATATTCAAGGATAGATCGAGTTGTGTGTGTGTTCTCATACGTTTCGCAGCTTGATTATTGCCATCATACTTCAAACATCTTGATTCACATAACGCAGATTTATTAGATATATgtgtatacacacacacacacacacacactctctctctctctccattCGATCTGCTGCTGCATTCTTAGTGTTGCTAACTTTGCATTAATCTTCATAAAATATTAGACACACAATGAATAAGGAAGGAGATTGGTTGTGTCCCGCATGCCAGCACCTCAACTTCAAGAAACGAGAGCATTGCCAACGATGTGGCTGCCCCAAGAATGCTACGGCAGCCGAAGTTTCCACGTACATAATACAGAGAACCGAACTGATGCCTGGAGATTGGTATTGTGGTGGCCAGAATTGCGGTGCACACAACTATGCCAGTCGAACGAGCTGCTATCGATGTGGTTCACTGAAGGACTACTGTGGTTATGGGGCCGGAGTCATAGCATCTGCCGGTTATGCATATGATGCCATCCCTGGTTGGAAAACCGGAGATTGGATTTGCACCAGGTTTGTTGGAAGAAACCAGGGATTAATGCATGTTCTCCTTTAGATGCACGTTGCATTACCTTATGTGGGATCataatattatgcatgattcaaATTCGACAACCGAGACTAGCCAAGATAGATTAATGCACAACTTAAGTtactcattttcataaaaaaaatagatacatAAGATACGAATGGTTGTTAGTAGAATCTTTTGTTTGTTGTAGCGCTCACACGAGCTTACGACGGAGGCATGACATGACATcacatataattttattttgttggttTTTAAGGAAAATGTCAAGCTTAAGATATAATTTAAAAGAGAGAACCAAGAATCCAAAAGATTAATTTATTGGATCGTACGTACTATGTTGATTATAATTATACATTGTTTATTTATGTGGCTCACATGTTTAATGTTGGTCAGACTTGGATGTGGCATGCATAATTACGCTTGCAGGACGGAGTGCTATAAATGCAAGACACCTAGAGATTTTGGTACGtatatctatatataaatatgaaaaactgtttttttaaatatatttgcatgtgattttgatcatctatgttattaaattttagttttaatattttttttatttttttttcaattttaaatatgtaGCGTTGATGTGACACTGAACAGCACTCCCAttgaaaaatgagtaaaattgctaaaaattaaatatacgtggctaaaattgaaatttgataacatagaaGATCAAAATGACCAATAAAACAAACATAGAAGACCTAATATATACACagtcacacacacatatatactcattgtaattaatacttcatttttttttcacctTGTAGGGGGAGAAGTCTAAGGGAAACCAAAAAGAGAGGATATATGAGTGATGCCatatgtaatatttttctttttgcatGAATAAATAGAGCTCATGAAAAAGCTCGACATGTGTAATGTTTTTCCCAATGAAGTTTAGTAGatgttaattgttttttttttctggattatttttaaatattatatatgtttcatCTAGCTAGTTTAATTTGTGTCATTTGGAAtgtgattttgtttttgttttaaaaaaataaaaataaaacacgaACAAATAAAAGGCTTTATTATGGCATGAGTCAAAGATGATCAAAAGATTCACGGAATCTTTTGAAATATATGGTTTAATTCAGAAGTCTCCATCGTTTCGAAGCAAACAAGAAATCGAGGTTTTAATAATGAAAGTAGATAAGAACCAGATGCTCCCACTTTGGCAACACTACTACTTTTTGTTGATTGAATTGCATACGGAAGGGGACTCGGGattattatatatgatatttatcaTGTATCTATATACATTAAATTCTTcagaatattttttcaaataaatatgttattgatttttaaaatttatcgcattcatattatacaaaatataacaaaaaaattacattaaaaaatatttaaaattttaacgtcTAGTCCACCCTATTTTAAAATCCTGGCTACGTTTCTGTCGGGAGATCATTCAAGGGCTCATCTTGGGCAAAATTACTAGGTTTCACCGGGAGGCCATCTGGGAACCAATCTCAGTCGACGTACCAAATATCCGTTATTGTGTCGATTAAGAGAGTCGTGGACGACCTCTTAGCCGACCTACCAAAGGGTTCTAGGAGATTTATAATATTGTAAAGACCAGAATTTTAGTCATGGAAGAACTCTACTCAAATGATAACTCTTGTGAAAACCACGAATTAAGggcatttaaattttaaattaattatacaaATGTATAGgcatatatttttgaattatattataactgtaaaaataataatttcaaaattattaaatagTTATACATGAAATCAGAAAGCTTAAAGccaataaatatatgaaatctGAATATGAGCGTGcgtgtatttcaaattttaggaaGGAGGGGGAATTCAATGtgctatttttgaaattaaggagaATATATTAAGGTTTTTGAAACCACCTTCTTGCACTTAATTAAAGAAGGTTTTGACCAACTTGGTAAGCCTcatcaatttcgaaaatataagTCCTATTTTGCATGCTATATTTCGAGAATATGGAAGGAAGAATTCAAGTTATAATTGACACTTAAAAAAAGGACGAAATTCAGAAACTTTTACACTAGTGTTATAACTTATAATTGACACTTAAAAAAACCCAAAATTCTACTAGTGTTGCCAATCACACACACATCATTTGTTGTAATTGACACTTAAAAAAAGGACGAAATTCAGAAACTTTTACACTAGAAATCGGCAAGATTTAGTCACCTTATGACACCTCAATTTCGAACCAATTAAGGAGGAaaccatatacatatatatgttcaTACTTcgttttttatatgttttaaggTTTCGTTTTGAATTCTGTCTATACTTTGGTGCCTCGTGTCCCGACATATCCTGTGACATGTCACATCCACaattatgtatatatgtattttctATTATCCGGAAGTACGAACGCCCCTACCTATTGAGTGTTTCCTCAAATGTTCACCCCTTTCTTTTCTCCCTATATAAGAACGAAGATGAAGTAGACGAGGATGCACAAGACATATTTTGGGGCTGAAGATGAATTTTCGAGACGAGAAGAtttctagaaatttttttaaaaaaattggttttctttattttatcgCTTACGCACTTACGTTTTCTAGTATAAAGACAATTATCTTTTATGTAATAGACTCActttttgattatttgatgTACTAATAGTTTTACTGTTACAacattaaattgttaaacaacgtaGATGCCGAGTCTAGGTCTCGGTCTCGGGCGTGACAACTCTTCTCTTATAAATATCTGGTTTGATAGCATTATTTATACATTCACTCTTATTCCTTACACACAATaccatatacatatatatgttcaTACTtcgttttttttatatgttttaaggTCTCGTTTTTAATTTTGTCCTTTTTCTTGACTATGTCTTGACATATCCTACGACATGTAACATCCacaaatatgtatatatgtattttatattattcGGGTGTATGAACGCCCCTACCTATCGAATATTTCTCCAAACTTTCACCTCTTTCTGTTCTCCCCATATAAGAACGAAGATGAAGTAGACGAAGATGTACAAGACATGTTTTGGGGCTGATGAAGAAGTTTCGAGAAAAGAagatttttagaaatttttttaaaaaaagttggtttttttattttattgcttacGCATTTATGTTTCACATGTAAAGACAATTCTCTTTTATGTAATAAACTGACTTTTTGGTTATTTGATGTACTACAATTTTTACTGTTACaacattaaattattaaacaatGCAGATGTCGAGTCTCGATCTCGGGCGTGACAACTCTTCTCTTATAAATACTAGATTTTATAGTATTATTTATACATTCACTCTTATTGCGTACACACAATAAATCactatatttttcttattttctgaACTGAATGTAGGAAGAGCTACGCGGAAACAATCTTTCAACCATCGTTTAAAGTTCTTGTTCGTGTTAGTGCTAGTTGGATCAGAGTTCCTTCCggaacaaaattttaattttcaaatcataaaTAGTGCCAACGTGACTACTAGATTGCCAATCATATCGAGAGGCTGAAGAAGTAACTTCTCTGACAATTCTGGCTAACTTCTCACTTGAGTTAAATTATGATGAGTCCTAAGCTCCTCCACCGCATATTTGAATGTAGAAAGAAATAATAGTcccaaatttattaaaatacacaTGATGGATGAAGCATGGTTGATTGATTTGCTATTTTATGCACAGGATCAATTAAGTTTTATTAGCTGGAGGTTTATGCTTTTTATGATAATTTGCTGTTAATTTTGATTCTACAATTTTTGTTGAAACATtctttattatttgttataaatgcGAGTTTTCGACCATTCAAATTTGCTGTAATCTATAGTTGTAGTGTGAGATGGTGGGGTTCAAGGGAAAGATAACTGCACTCTTTGTTTATAGCCTCAATATGCATCGGTGTGAGGCTGCaaatcaaatttcttgtttttttccttGGTGTGTCTATATTTCAGTTTTTCATTTTGAAGTTGCACAATACCTATAATCGATGATTGTTCAAATTGAATAAATCAAGATTGAAAATACCATTAGTTGAATGGTAAGTTCCACTCAAATTTCTGCTGTTACGCGCATTTTATTACATCAACTTTACAAACCATATCATCTGCATTACTGTCAATACCACATCTCAGTCTCCAACTCCACAAATGTAATTAATACTAGTATTTCTATCTGCTTCAATGTGGTTTCTTATGTTTTTGGGAGACAAGTGTGGTGTTGTTTTCTGGGACTAGGGGGTCTCAGCTGGATACTCTGCCAATGGAGAGTTGTTAGCACGGTGAATGATGGAAAGGTGCCAGCTGCAAAAGACGGTTGAATTTTTAGTAGACACGAGAGTGACTAGTAGATGTCTGTTTGGTGGCATCACTTGTGTGAACCCGTATCCGTAATTAATTAAGGTGCATCCATTATCAGTTACTATGTTGCTGAAATCTTAGATGGTATCTGAGAGGTCGGATCTTCACTTGGGGAGCTCGGATAGGACCTTTGAAATCTGGCAACACAAACAAGAACGTTAGAAGAGGGCCGGAAGGTTTTTCCGGCGTagtccctccgacgctcaagtcaaatAGAAAACTGAGAGAGTAATGTGTGTGCTTAGAGAGAGTGAATATATGAATGAATAAACAGTGAAcgaaacatgatatttataagAGAACATTAGAGTCTTGATTTGGTATGATtagtatatattttaattatagacAATGTTAAATTTTAGTAAAACATATTTCTAAGCCAAGTATTTATTGTTACTTCAAGTTTCAGCCTAAGCTCCGTTGAATCAGAGTCCAGGATGAAAAAAATTTCCTGGCTACGTCCCTGGCCGGACCCATCCTCGGTGCGGAGGTATCAAGTTACTATGTGTATTGGTAGTTCGTGTATCCAAATGTTTCAATAATTGAAGGAGCAAAAGCAATGCATATATTGTGGGTGGAAATTAATATTTGCCTCTTTTGCAGAACTGGTAGCATAATTTCACTTGTTTCTGTTGCTTTTCCAGGTTTGTGGCCCTCCTGGACTGATGAGACATATATCCGGAGATAAGGCAAAGGATCGGTCACTATGACTTAACAAAACCattcttttttaaataaataaaaaaacaatgaaATGGATATATTATTAGATCTGAGTTATGAACAATTACCTCTGAAATAAAGGTCCCATCTTATTTGACAGACATTGAAGTAGTGATTTTTGTCGACTACCTGATTCACTAATCTCCTTACAAAAGCTGAAATTACAATTTGATAAATCCAAAGCCAATGTATTGCAGTAgtctattattaattaaaaaatataagaatcTTATAAGATTGACTCATCTAATTAGTTCAAGGTTTTATTCATCATTCTGTTTGCATGGGTTTGATTATGTAGAGCTATATAATTCGGAATGAGGTTGATCACATCATCGTATTTCAAatcacacaaaaactcatgtgagaagatttcacgagttaattttgtgagacatatatttttaaaaagtattattttttatgctaaaagtattattttttattgtagatATGAGTAGGGATGACCTGTCTTATGAATAAATATACGTAAAATTATCTCACAAGGGAGTTATTATTCAAATCGTATATAGGATTATGCTTGGAtctaagtattttattttatttgaaatatggattaaaagattTTTCTGTAGTAATTTTCAAattgattatataaattttgtgtGAATAGTTAGTGCAATCTTGAACTTTTGATAATTTCAAAACCTCGATGTGTTGCGAAAAGAACAATTGATCTTGTCAACTTTTTAATGCTCTTAATTTGATATTTACAGAGTCATGTCCTTAGTTTTAAAGTCATTTTGAAAACTATGACTTCTCGGGCTGATTAATATACGATGATACCGATAACTAATACAAACTAAATATGAAAGAACaagaatgacaaaaaaaaaaaagtgccaAGTAACCCTATTTTATACATGACAGATTGCACGTTGCAATTTTACAGCATCAATTGCTATCAGTGGTATTGATGATGTCGTTTTGCTTTAATTTTGCAAAACTCCACCATCtatcttatttttgaaattatttttaaaaaaaattaattaaaaaaaaacccttctCCACTCTCGTTTTGTTCGTGTGTTGATAATTAAggtaataaaaaaatgtatgatatattgatgatatatatgtaagtaatataatgatttataactttgaattttctgtaaaatttatatgaagcgTTAGATAAAACAAAGATGATCATTAATCAACTCACGTCTCATAATTCGTACCAAATGATGactaacaaaaaatttaaagttttcaCTTTTCAAGTTTGAGACGAAACTCTCACGTACAAATCCAATTATAACAATCTCCTTTCAACTgagaaataaattcaaataaaattttaaaagataaattgaTTAAAACCAACTGCTTTTCAAACTTATAAAAAGTAGCACACCTAAATTAAGACAAATTGGAGCAACTATGCAATCAAACTCAtaatttagcaaattttattgcaTCATCTCTTTTGTAAAACTAaaaccaaaatatttatttatgagaaattgatatttatattttattttttcttatttgcAACTTTATTTGTTAATAAATTTGACACGTATTTTACATATCTGAATTGTAAATAACACAAAATTAGTATAAATATCATCTCCCTTGATTATGATAATTATAGTGAGGATAAAACATTTCGCCAAAAACAATCTTTCCATGGCTTCGGAAGGAGAGAATAATCCATCTCATCAATAGGAATCCAAtgcaaaaaaaaacaaaaaaaaacatactaAATTAGGTGGATAGTAGTTTCTTCTCGATGGGTACTTGAGAGTTCAAGGGTGATGAGATTTCCTCAAATTGTACTCCAAAAAAAAGGCTTTTATTCAACCTTCTACCGATCTTCATCTTCAACTAAAATTTTCTTGCACGCCTCGTAGCACATGAAAGAAATTCCTGCGGCGGGGACTAATTTCATGCAGCTCGGACCCAACCCTCGATAGAGGCCCTCGACTCCTTCATGTTTGAGTATACTTAGAAGGGCATGAAGCATGTTTCTATACTGTCTACCATTGAGCGCACCAGCTTGCATATGTTTCCGAGCTACCTCAAGAGGAAAAGTTGCACTGCTTGAAATTGCACCAGCAGCTGATCCTATTAAGAGCGTGGCAATATTTTCGATTTCATCCTTGTCAAAAACCTTCTTGTAAGCTTTTCTTAATGCGTCATAAGCAAAATAATTGGTGGCAGCATACGGAATTACTCCTATTACACTCGGTGTGAGGCCTCTGTAAAGCTCGGCAGGTCCCTCCTCCCGTACTATTTTCAAGAAAGCATCCATGAGATTTTTGTATGCACCTCTCTGAGGATGATAAAGTAACACAAATGAAAAATGGTGATGACATATAAATGAACGACAAGAAAATGGAGTTCTCGTACCTGAATTGTTAATCGAGTTTTGAGCAGCTCGAGTGGATAGGTACATATGGTAGAGCTGATTCCAGCCACAGCACCGGCAATTAGAGAAACGGGTACATGTATCTTGGGCTCTTCTCCAGGTTTAGGAGTTAACTGGTTCTTCACCGTATCATATGCGAATAACTGCAGTTATCAAAGGGAATATGTCAAGAAAAGAAGCCAAGACAAGACTTGCATGTCCCACATCACCTCCATAATAATCTGTAGACTGCAGAAATATTTAATATACCCTCCCACCGAATAAAACAGACAAATCTATTAGGTTTGTGCTCTCTACTCATTGATGGTAGCCAATTAACACTGCTACTCTCGTTGAGAACCGACGATACCGAATTGCGACATAAAAAATCTAATTAGGTCTGTGTTGATGGTGTAGCTTGTATCAAATTTTCAACAGGATGAAAGTGCATGCACCAAATTAACATTAATGCATCAGATAGTTGTCTAAAGTAAATGATCATCGGTGTCCGCTACTCAATGATTGGAAAATATCATAGGTTCCACATAAGCTCCATACTAAAAAGAGGAGATTAGCATATAAATATAAGGGTCTCCCACACCTAATGGGCTGGTTTCTTGGATTTAGGCTATCTTATTCTGGTAATAAAAGAACAAAGAATAACCTGGTTCCAAAGATTCCCAAGATTTTGAAGTTAATTGAAAACTTGGAACCCCAATCTCATCTCTCTACCATTAATATATTCAGCAAATATGTGCCTTTTACATCACATTCAAAAACAGAACAATGAAAGTACACCCTCATTTTTCTTCACTAAGTTTTAGCATATCAACAAACAAATAAAGCTCAGCAAATCACGATATTCGACAAGTTAAGATTTTTACCAGCAATCCAGGTGTAGATtccaattaataattaacatcaATAGAACATCACCATTACATTATTAAACACAAACAACACCATAACATTTTGAATGATAATAATTCTTTAATGCTAACCTGCTCAAATAAGAGATGATGCAACATTGAAGATGCTAAATGCAAAGTCAAAACTAACATAGGAACGTAGAACAGTCCAAAGTACCTCTATCGCTTTGCTTGGTGCAACCCGAATCACATTAACCAGGTTACCTCTAAACAACCCTTGCCATCCTTCATGCTTCATGATATCCCGAAACACTTCAGCCGTCGAATGGCCACAAGTCCCGACCATTAAATGAGTCCGTATCGTCTCCAAAGGCGCAACCATTGTCCGGGACACAGCACCGGCAATTGCCCCACTGATCAACCTCCTCAGAGATGGATTTCTGATTGTGATTTTCAACCTAAGACCCTGTTTCCTATTCTTTTCCTTTGGTAGCACCCCTTCTTCCTCCACTTCCAATGCTTCTCCAACCTCCAACTCCGGCAAGCTGCCCATAAGTAGGCCAGGCTCGGATAGCGCATTTTTACAGAAAAAGCTCGATGGTAAAACCTTAAAACGATCGGTGGAATTCGGAGAGTTTGTTGACAAGCCAAAGCCCATTCCCATCTGCCCCACACTTGCAAATAATCCTCCAAGATTATATTTTTCATCTTGGGGAAACCGCAAGAACCCTATTCCAGAATTTGTCAGCAACCCCTCATCTCCAATTCTTTCAGCACCCGTTAATCTTCTTCCATCCATAAGACCCAAATCAAAAGGTTACAAATCTTGTGCTTAGAAAGTAGGCAACCTACTCACAGTTGAGTATAAAAATGctaaattaaatattgtaaCAGGTAGCAacagtaaataaataaaaaaaaatgcacaACAAGAACATGCGGATAGGAATATTCCGTCGCATCGGAAACAAGAAGCAAGAGAAGAAATTACCCGGATTGCCTTtgccccaaaaaaaaaaccccgAAGAAGAAGgctcttcttttaaaaaaaaacccttccCTTCCCTCTCCTCTCTGAGAGCTAAGCCGAGAGGGGAAGGTCACCAGCAGTAGTTCAGGTACGC comes from Primulina huaijiensis isolate GDHJ02 chromosome 17, ASM1229523v2, whole genome shotgun sequence and encodes:
- the LOC140963513 gene encoding uncharacterized protein encodes the protein MNKEGDWLCPACQHLNFKKREHCQRCGCPKNATAAEVSTYIIQRTELMPGDWYCGGQNCGAHNYASRTSCYRCGSLKDYCGYGAGVIASAGYAYDAIPGWKTGDWICTRLGCGMHNYACRTECYKCKTPRDFGGEV
- the LOC140963382 gene encoding adenine nucleotide transporter BT1, chloroplastic/mitochondrial-like is translated as MDGRRLTGAERIGDEGLLTNSGIGFLRFPQDEKYNLGGLFASVGQMGMGFGLSTNSPNSTDRFKVLPSSFFCKNALSEPGLLMGSLPELEVGEALEVEEEGVLPKEKNRKQGLRLKITIRNPSLRRLISGAIAGAVSRTMVAPLETIRTHLMVGTCGHSTAEVFRDIMKHEGWQGLFRGNLVNVIRVAPSKAIELFAYDTVKNQLTPKPGEEPKIHVPVSLIAGAVAGISSTICTYPLELLKTRLTIQRGAYKNLMDAFLKIVREEGPAELYRGLTPSVIGVIPYAATNYFAYDALRKAYKKVFDKDEIENIATLLIGSAAGAISSSATFPLEVARKHMQAGALNGRQYRNMLHALLSILKHEGVEGLYRGLGPSCMKLVPAAGISFMCYEACKKILVEDEDR